Proteins encoded together in one uncultured Desulfosarcina sp. window:
- a CDS encoding NfeD family protein gives MDIHIQYWHWLVFGMVLIMAELFVPSFTIFWFGLGGLLVAGLMLIAPDISFSWQLFVWAIASCAFTFLWFKFIRPQMADRTKAGISREAALGETGQVIREPTDGRRGLVRFATPLLGSDEWPFICDASVSLGDRVSVADISGNTLIVKKS, from the coding sequence ATGGATATTCACATTCAATACTGGCACTGGCTGGTGTTCGGCATGGTGCTCATCATGGCCGAACTCTTCGTTCCCAGCTTCACCATCTTCTGGTTCGGCCTGGGCGGCCTGTTGGTCGCGGGCCTGATGCTGATCGCCCCGGACATCAGTTTCTCCTGGCAGCTGTTCGTCTGGGCGATCGCCTCCTGTGCATTCACTTTCCTGTGGTTCAAATTCATTCGACCGCAGATGGCCGACCGAACCAAGGCGGGAATCTCCCGCGAAGCCGCCCTTGGCGAGACCGGTCAGGTCATCCGGGAGCCGACCGATGGACGCCGGGGCCTGGTCCGCTTTGCCACGCCGCTTTTGGGTTCCGACGAGTGGCCGTTTATCTGCGACGCATCCGTCTCCCTCGGTGATCGGGTTTCCGTCGCCGACATCTCGGGCAATACCCTGATCGTCAAAAAATCATAA
- a CDS encoding stomatin-like protein, translating to MEGLIVVAVFVVLVIVTLVLGVRIVPQGSKHVVQRLGKYHKTLGPGLNIIIPYIDSVAYKVTTKDIVLDIPSQEVITRDNAVIIANAVAYINIVSPEKAVYGVENYQIAIQNLVQTSLRSIIGEMDLDDALSSRDQIKAKLKSAISDDISDWGITMKTVEIQDINPSPTMQAAMEEQAAAERQRRATVTRADGEKAAAVLEADGRLEASKRDAKAKVVLAEASQMAIQKVSEAIGDNEIPVMYLIGEKYVDAIKRLSTSDNAKVILLPAEIPTAIRGILSGAK from the coding sequence ATGGAAGGTTTGATCGTTGTTGCCGTTTTCGTGGTCCTGGTGATCGTTACCCTTGTTCTGGGTGTCCGCATCGTCCCCCAGGGCAGCAAGCATGTGGTCCAGCGGCTCGGCAAATATCATAAGACTCTCGGTCCGGGCCTCAACATCATCATCCCCTATATCGATTCGGTGGCCTACAAGGTGACCACGAAGGACATCGTTCTGGACATCCCTTCCCAGGAGGTCATCACCCGGGACAATGCCGTGATTATCGCCAATGCCGTTGCTTACATCAACATCGTCTCACCAGAGAAGGCCGTTTACGGCGTAGAGAATTACCAGATTGCCATTCAGAATCTGGTGCAGACATCGCTGCGTTCCATCATCGGAGAGATGGACCTGGACGACGCGCTCTCTTCCCGCGACCAGATCAAGGCCAAGCTTAAGAGCGCCATATCCGACGACATCTCTGACTGGGGCATCACCATGAAAACCGTCGAAATCCAGGACATCAACCCCTCGCCGACCATGCAGGCCGCCATGGAAGAACAGGCCGCGGCCGAACGCCAGAGACGGGCCACGGTGACCCGGGCCGACGGGGAAAAAGCCGCCGCGGTTCTGGAAGCCGACGGACGGTTGGAAGCCTCCAAACGCGATGCCAAGGCCAAGGTGGTGCTGGCCGAGGCCAGCCAGATGGCCATCCAGAAGGTTTCCGAAGCCATCGGCGACAACGAGATCCCCGTGATGTACCTGATCGGCGAAAAATACGTGGATGCCATCAAGCGGCTGTCCACTTCGGACAACGCCAAGGTGATCCTCCTGCCGGCCGAAATTCCCACGGCCATCCGCGGTATTCTGAGCGGGGCCAAATAA
- a CDS encoding transposase has product MFILHDILEKLKNEFPQSRKGQECGIWFTYTIMAIIVPFASSRTSCILRCLRSLFGFTGIRRKRFYTFMASPKIPWKRLWQTLWKMIPQPLTGGRLLLALDDYVNPKTGKKIFGCEKIFDHAAKQNQSKYPWAQNVVTVGLLKIVKGRWACLPLSYRFYHLKKSIARMHRQGGPKLAFTSKMAMAVDMITDVAGVFGRKRIIVTTDSWFGNNGLWKPLHDRLGIWIDMISRLRSNSNLFDLPGPHVSSRVGRPRKYGRKLGNAASMAAYYRSLAQEYTVNLYGRDRTILAYERVVMLKTMRCAVKVVWVYRQTQWVAFFSTDMSLSVRQIVEYYGARWKIEALFKELKRDIGSAETQTRHPQAVGNHLHFCMLATTVAWIYASRAEKTPTRRHAVDGRSHFAFSDVRRSIAKAAMDDNFRRLFPGPRISVINSLVDVLLHMAA; this is encoded by the coding sequence ATGTTCATCCTACACGACATTCTCGAAAAACTCAAAAACGAATTCCCGCAGTCTCGAAAAGGTCAAGAGTGCGGAATCTGGTTCACCTATACGATCATGGCGATCATCGTGCCTTTCGCCTCGTCCAGGACATCGTGCATCCTCCGGTGTCTCAGATCCCTGTTCGGCTTTACCGGGATACGGCGAAAACGATTCTACACGTTCATGGCATCTCCAAAGATACCATGGAAACGATTGTGGCAGACGCTGTGGAAAATGATTCCCCAACCACTGACCGGCGGGCGGCTGTTGCTGGCACTGGATGACTATGTCAACCCCAAAACGGGCAAGAAAATCTTCGGATGCGAAAAGATATTCGATCATGCTGCCAAACAGAATCAGTCGAAATATCCGTGGGCACAGAATGTCGTTACCGTGGGACTGCTGAAGATCGTCAAGGGACGATGGGCGTGCCTGCCCTTGAGCTACCGCTTCTATCACCTGAAAAAGAGCATTGCCCGCATGCATCGCCAAGGCGGGCCGAAATTGGCGTTTACCAGCAAGATGGCCATGGCTGTCGACATGATCACAGATGTTGCCGGGGTCTTTGGTCGAAAGCGGATCATCGTCACCACCGATTCCTGGTTCGGTAACAATGGCTTGTGGAAGCCGCTGCATGATCGACTGGGAATATGGATTGACATGATTTCCCGGCTCAGATCGAACAGCAATCTGTTCGATCTGCCCGGTCCGCATGTCAGCAGTCGGGTGGGGCGGCCCCGAAAATACGGCCGGAAATTGGGCAATGCGGCGTCGATGGCTGCGTATTACAGATCTCTGGCACAGGAATACACCGTCAATTTGTATGGCCGCGACAGGACCATCTTGGCCTATGAGCGTGTGGTCATGCTCAAAACGATGCGCTGTGCCGTCAAAGTGGTTTGGGTTTATCGACAAACCCAGTGGGTGGCTTTTTTCTCAACCGACATGTCCCTGTCCGTTCGACAGATCGTTGAGTATTATGGTGCCCGCTGGAAAATCGAAGCCCTGTTCAAAGAACTGAAACGCGACATCGGCAGTGCCGAAACGCAAACCCGTCATCCGCAGGCGGTCGGCAACCACCTGCACTTTTGCATGTTGGCGACCACCGTCGCCTGGATCTATGCAAGTCGGGCCGAGAAGACACCAACCCGTCGGCATGCAGTTGATGGCCGGAGCCATTTTGCCTTCTCGGACGTTCGCCGATCGATAGCCAAAGCCGCCATGGACGATAATTTTCGTAGGCTTTTCCCTGGCCCACGTATATCCGTCATAAATTCACTGGTGGACGTACTGCTGCACATGGCGGCGTGA
- a CDS encoding chalcone isomerase family protein, whose translation MSRRVVACAVALFFVFVMAGAGFAGEVEILGVKFPTEKTIEGKTLKLNGVSYLKKLGFVKVYAVGLYLENPSKDPKEVIESEQVKYMLTHYLTSKATAKKISEGFIELMEAGNPKDLVDANRADIEKYASWLDKDMKPGLTSESLYVPGKGITLTYQGQVKGTIPGNTFAQMYYRYNVGEKADKKIREGLLGL comes from the coding sequence ATGAGCAGAAGAGTGGTTGCATGTGCCGTAGCGTTGTTTTTCGTTTTTGTGATGGCCGGTGCCGGTTTTGCCGGGGAAGTCGAAATTCTGGGCGTCAAATTCCCCACCGAGAAGACCATCGAGGGCAAAACCCTCAAACTCAACGGTGTGTCCTATCTGAAGAAACTTGGATTCGTTAAGGTTTATGCCGTTGGCCTTTACCTGGAAAACCCCAGCAAGGACCCCAAAGAGGTCATCGAATCCGAGCAGGTCAAATATATGCTCACCCACTACCTGACCAGCAAGGCCACGGCCAAGAAAATCAGCGAGGGTTTCATCGAACTGATGGAAGCCGGCAACCCCAAAGATCTGGTGGATGCCAACCGCGCCGACATCGAAAAGTACGCCTCCTGGCTGGACAAGGACATGAAACCCGGCCTGACTTCCGAATCACTTTACGTGCCTGGAAAGGGCATCACGCTGACTTACCAGGGGCAGGTCAAGGGCACCATTCCCGGAAACACCTTCGCGCAGATGTACTATCGTTATAATGTTGGCGAAAAGGCGGATAAGAAGATTCGGGAGGGATTGTTAGGTTTGTGA
- a CDS encoding MBL fold metallo-hydrolase, with product MVVNQIGEIAKGVNMLGHLAVPIYLVDGERPALFDAGLAFLAPDYVRQIRQILQGRHPAWCFLTHSHFDHCGAVAYLKEQFPEMKVVCSAKAADVFQRPNAISMISDLNNFAAGMAAEFGVPQGEAPFSSFVVDEIAREGDRFEISPGRIVQVMETPGHTRDFLSYYLPGEKLLIASEALGTPDETGYIVTDCLVDYDVHYRSMERLNTLDVETLCLGHIYACTGSDARLHMDQSLVQSRRFRRMAEDFLDEEKGDVQAVMKRVKAFEWDGKPGIRQPEPAYVLNLEARIQTIRRKWEEERP from the coding sequence ATGGTTGTCAATCAGATCGGAGAGATCGCCAAAGGCGTGAACATGCTGGGCCATCTTGCCGTGCCGATTTATCTGGTGGACGGCGAAAGGCCGGCGCTTTTCGATGCCGGACTGGCTTTCCTGGCCCCGGACTATGTTCGGCAGATTCGGCAAATCCTGCAAGGCCGCCATCCGGCCTGGTGTTTTTTAACCCACTCCCATTTCGACCATTGCGGCGCGGTGGCCTATCTAAAAGAGCAATTTCCGGAAATGAAGGTGGTCTGCTCCGCAAAGGCGGCGGATGTTTTCCAGCGACCCAACGCCATTTCTATGATTTCCGATCTCAACAACTTTGCGGCCGGCATGGCTGCCGAGTTCGGCGTTCCACAGGGAGAAGCACCGTTTTCGTCTTTTGTTGTGGACGAGATTGCCAGGGAAGGGGACCGGTTTGAAATTTCCCCGGGCAGGATCGTCCAGGTAATGGAAACGCCGGGGCACACACGGGATTTTCTCTCCTACTACCTTCCAGGCGAAAAACTGCTGATCGCTTCCGAGGCGTTGGGCACGCCGGACGAGACCGGCTATATCGTAACCGACTGTCTGGTGGATTACGATGTGCACTACCGGTCCATGGAGCGGTTGAATACGCTGGATGTCGAGACCCTCTGCCTGGGCCATATTTACGCCTGCACCGGCAGCGATGCCCGGTTGCATATGGACCAATCCCTGGTTCAAAGCCGCCGGTTTCGCCGCATGGCGGAAGACTTTCTGGATGAGGAGAAAGGGGATGTCCAGGCGGTGATGAAGCGGGTCAAGGCCTTCGAGTGGGATGGCAAACCCGGCATCCGGCAACCCGAGCCGGCCTACGTGCTCAATCTGGAGGCCCGCATCCAGACGATTCGCAGAAAATGGGAAGAGGAACGGCCATGA
- a CDS encoding dihydroorotate dehydrogenase yields MTEPNLTVDLGGLKLKNPVMTASGTFGYAREFEAYLDLNRLGAVIVKGLSLEPSKGNPPPRIVETACGMLNAIGLENVGVEAFIREKLPFLRSLSVPTLANIYGKTVDEYALLAERLEPLDAVKGVEVNISCPNVKEGGVAFGSDPEIAREVVAAVREKTRKHLMVKLSPNVTDIVKIARAAEDAGADSLSVINTITGIAVDLATRRPKLANITGGLSGPAIKPVALRMVWQTAQAVGIPVVGVGGIMTAKDALEFMLVGATAVQVGTANFVNPGGTMEIIDGMAAWLAEEGVGDVKELIGALKTG; encoded by the coding sequence ATGACTGAACCCAACCTGACCGTCGACCTCGGCGGCCTGAAGCTTAAAAATCCGGTGATGACCGCTTCGGGCACCTTCGGCTATGCCCGAGAGTTCGAAGCCTACCTGGATTTGAACCGCCTGGGTGCGGTCATCGTCAAGGGACTTTCACTGGAACCCTCCAAAGGCAACCCGCCGCCGCGCATTGTGGAGACCGCCTGCGGTATGCTCAACGCCATCGGTTTGGAAAATGTGGGCGTCGAGGCCTTCATCCGGGAAAAATTGCCGTTTCTGCGTTCCCTTTCCGTACCCACCCTGGCCAATATCTACGGCAAGACCGTGGACGAATATGCTCTGCTGGCTGAGCGCCTGGAACCGCTGGATGCCGTCAAAGGGGTGGAGGTGAACATCTCGTGCCCCAATGTGAAAGAGGGGGGCGTGGCGTTCGGATCGGACCCTGAAATCGCTCGCGAGGTTGTTGCCGCCGTCCGGGAGAAAACGCGCAAACATCTCATGGTGAAGCTTTCTCCCAACGTTACCGACATCGTGAAGATCGCCCGGGCCGCCGAAGATGCCGGCGCGGACTCCCTTTCGGTGATCAACACCATCACCGGCATAGCCGTGGACCTGGCCACCCGCCGTCCCAAACTGGCCAACATTACCGGCGGCCTGTCGGGACCGGCCATCAAGCCTGTGGCCCTCCGCATGGTCTGGCAGACGGCTCAGGCCGTCGGGATTCCCGTTGTCGGTGTCGGCGGCATCATGACTGCGAAAGATGCCTTGGAATTCATGCTGGTCGGCGCCACTGCCGTTCAGGTGGGAACGGCCAATTTCGTCAATCCCGGCGGAACCATGGAGATTATTGATGGCATGGCTGCCTGGCTGGCGGAAGAGGGGGTTGGGGATGTGAAGGAGTTGATTGGGGCTTTGAAGACGGGGTGA
- a CDS encoding flavodoxin family protein, which translates to MKKVLGIVGSARRLGNCEIMVKEVFRGLDQPCELRLLRLTDFRIEPCRGCYACLFRDGTCSIGDDCSVVVDAIAAADALILAAPAYFLGAHSSLKRFLDRGLAFYGALDRLWGKPAVGVAIAGVPGLEGSTLLGIENFLKMILADVRQTRVVYGAMPGEIFLNEDNRAAARSLAKSLFGPRVPKAAPCCPLCGGDTFRFLAPDRVRCMLCSNAGTIRMENGTAVMEIEKADHQLFLTRQDVLDHKAWLVGMKERFVSLRKTLKPITVDYRKEGSWIKPHQTTTSHGQNEDEAP; encoded by the coding sequence ATGAAAAAGGTTCTTGGCATCGTCGGTTCGGCTCGGCGACTGGGCAATTGCGAAATCATGGTCAAAGAGGTCTTTCGGGGCCTGGACCAGCCCTGCGAATTGCGTCTTTTGCGATTGACCGATTTTCGGATCGAACCGTGCAGGGGCTGCTATGCCTGCCTGTTCAGGGACGGTACCTGCTCCATTGGCGACGATTGTTCCGTTGTCGTGGATGCCATCGCTGCTGCGGATGCACTCATTCTGGCAGCCCCCGCGTATTTTCTGGGCGCCCACAGTTCGCTGAAGCGTTTTCTGGACCGCGGACTGGCCTTTTATGGCGCCCTGGACCGCCTCTGGGGCAAACCGGCCGTGGGCGTCGCCATCGCCGGCGTCCCCGGACTGGAGGGCAGTACGCTTCTGGGCATCGAAAACTTTTTAAAAATGATCCTGGCCGACGTCCGGCAAACCCGGGTGGTATACGGCGCCATGCCCGGCGAAATTTTCTTGAATGAGGACAACCGTGCGGCCGCCCGATCCCTGGCCAAAAGCCTGTTCGGTCCCAGAGTTCCCAAGGCGGCGCCCTGCTGTCCGCTGTGCGGGGGCGATACTTTCCGATTCCTGGCACCGGACAGGGTTCGCTGCATGCTGTGCAGCAACGCCGGCACCATTCGTATGGAAAACGGCACCGCGGTCATGGAAATTGAAAAAGCCGACCACCAGCTCTTTTTGACCCGCCAGGACGTCCTGGACCACAAAGCCTGGCTCGTCGGCATGAAGGAGCGCTTTGTGTCCCTTCGCAAAACCCTGAAGCCCATTACCGTCGACTACCGGAAGGAAGGCTCCTGGATCAAGCCCCATCAAACGACAACTTCTCATGGACAAAACGAGGATGAAGCGCCATGA
- a CDS encoding PEP-CTERM sorting domain-containing protein: MKNILRLLLSVSVLLVFSTGAFASLIKANDTVTVSSGDYRIGSGGEFELTVNNEYSLTSFCVERDEYINFSGTFTVASVSDTATGGGANTNTGDVISDASQWVMSMWINDFNAFVDEINAFINSSDSSYDRWNYNKTGDYAQMIQEAIWFFEEEDSYDNVIIDLMMSYTNFYNDGKWLSSDYLNDTVLVVNLLNGNSEAQSQLVVAPVPEPATMLLLGAGLIGIAGLSRRKFKS, from the coding sequence ATGAAGAACATTCTTAGATTGTTGCTATCTGTATCAGTGTTACTGGTATTCAGTACAGGTGCTTTTGCGAGCTTAATTAAAGCAAATGACACCGTTACTGTATCCTCCGGCGACTATCGAATCGGTTCGGGTGGAGAATTTGAGCTTACAGTTAACAATGAATATTCACTAACCAGTTTTTGCGTAGAGCGTGATGAATATATAAATTTCTCTGGTACCTTTACCGTGGCAAGTGTGAGTGACACCGCAACAGGCGGTGGTGCAAACACCAACACCGGAGACGTCATCTCCGACGCTTCACAATGGGTCATGAGCATGTGGATTAATGATTTCAATGCATTCGTAGATGAAATAAACGCTTTCATTAATTCATCTGATTCCAGCTATGACAGGTGGAATTATAACAAGACTGGAGATTATGCTCAAATGATCCAAGAGGCAATCTGGTTTTTTGAAGAAGAAGATAGCTACGACAATGTAATCATTGATCTAATGATGAGTTATACGAATTTCTATAATGATGGTAAATGGCTATCGTCAGATTATCTAAACGACACGGTTTTAGTCGTCAACCTTTTGAATGGGAATAGTGAGGCTCAAAGTCAGCTTGTAGTTGCTCCGGTACCCGAACCCGCAACAATGCTGCTCTTGGGCGCAGGGTTGATCGGCATAGCCGGATTGAGCCGCAGGAAATTCAAAAGTTAG
- a CDS encoding 2-isopropylmalate synthase produces the protein MTERVKIFDTTLRDGEQSPGASMNTNEKLRLAIQLEKLGVDVIEAGFPAASEGDLEAVTKIAQRLEATEIAGLARTNKEDIDLAWSAVQHAAKPRIHTFIATSDLHLKYKLKMSRDEVLNAAVEAVRYAKTFTENVEFSAEDGSRSDRDYLCKVFGAAIEAGATTINLPDTVGYAIPKEFEEMVRYVIAHTPNMHKATLSVHCHNDLGLATANTVAAINAGARQAEVTINGIGERAGNTSMEEVVMALHTRNNLMPFETGIRTEHIYPTSRLVSMITGIMVQPNKAIVGANAFAHEAGIHQDGVLKNPMTYEIMKPETIGLSKNQLVLGKHSGRHALHTHLKQLGYDLSDEELKTVFKQFKALADRKKHVMDEDLEALVTEGVLRSSEVFKLEYLHVTCGTTVMPMASVKLSINDRSVKGANYGNGPIDSAFNTIAQLTGTGAELLRFTVSALTGGTDAQGEVTVRLRENGLVALGRGSDPDIITASAKAYVNGLNRLEYLKAHPVKASQTL, from the coding sequence ATGACCGAACGTGTAAAAATATTCGATACCACCCTGCGGGACGGTGAGCAGAGCCCCGGCGCCAGCATGAATACCAACGAGAAACTGCGTCTGGCCATTCAGTTGGAAAAGCTGGGGGTCGATGTTATCGAGGCGGGTTTTCCGGCCGCATCGGAAGGCGATCTCGAAGCGGTAACAAAAATCGCCCAACGGCTCGAAGCCACCGAAATTGCCGGACTGGCAAGAACCAACAAGGAAGATATCGATCTGGCATGGTCGGCCGTCCAGCACGCGGCCAAACCCCGCATCCACACCTTCATCGCCACGTCGGACCTGCATCTGAAGTACAAGCTGAAAATGAGCCGGGATGAAGTGCTCAACGCGGCAGTGGAAGCCGTGCGCTATGCCAAAACCTTCACCGAAAATGTGGAGTTTTCCGCCGAAGACGGCTCCCGCAGCGACCGCGACTATCTGTGCAAGGTGTTCGGGGCGGCCATCGAGGCGGGCGCGACCACCATCAATCTGCCGGACACCGTGGGGTACGCCATTCCTAAGGAATTCGAGGAGATGGTCCGGTATGTCATAGCCCATACGCCCAACATGCACAAGGCCACGTTGAGTGTCCACTGTCACAATGATTTGGGCCTGGCCACGGCCAACACCGTTGCGGCCATCAATGCGGGCGCCCGCCAGGCGGAAGTGACCATCAACGGCATCGGCGAACGGGCCGGCAACACCTCCATGGAAGAAGTGGTCATGGCCCTGCACACCCGCAACAACCTGATGCCCTTCGAGACCGGCATCCGCACCGAGCATATCTACCCCACCAGCCGTCTGGTGAGCATGATCACTGGCATCATGGTCCAGCCCAACAAGGCCATCGTGGGAGCCAATGCCTTTGCCCATGAAGCCGGCATCCATCAGGACGGTGTGCTGAAAAATCCCATGACCTACGAGATCATGAAACCGGAAACCATCGGCTTGAGTAAAAACCAGCTGGTCCTGGGCAAACACTCCGGTCGGCATGCCCTGCACACCCATTTAAAACAGTTGGGATACGATCTTTCCGACGAGGAATTGAAAACGGTCTTCAAACAGTTCAAGGCGCTGGCCGACAGAAAAAAACACGTCATGGACGAAGACCTCGAGGCCCTGGTCACCGAGGGTGTGCTGCGATCTTCCGAAGTTTTCAAACTGGAGTATCTGCATGTAACCTGCGGCACGACGGTCATGCCCATGGCCAGCGTCAAGCTCTCCATCAACGACCGTAGCGTGAAGGGCGCCAACTATGGCAACGGTCCCATCGACTCGGCTTTTAACACCATTGCTCAGTTGACCGGAACCGGTGCCGAACTGCTGCGTTTCACCGTCAGCGCCCTGACCGGCGGCACGGACGCCCAGGGCGAGGTGACGGTCCGGTTGCGGGAAAACGGTCTGGTGGCCTTGGGCCGCGGCTCCGATCCGGACATCATCACCGCCAGCGCCAAAGCCTATGTGAATGGGTTGAACCGGCTGGAGTATTTGAAAGCACATCCGGTTAAGGCTTCGCAGACGCTGTAG
- a CDS encoding IS1634 family transposase, whose translation MENLVPDNLTFSEVGHLPIIKDFAKKIELVETLDTLVDSEMELSPGVAILAMVLDTLSGRTPLYRMEEFFQEKDTELMLGCDVKPELFCDYNIGRVLDKIFDTGTQKVFSQIAQKAIGVFDVDPRRLHFDTTSISVFGDYDFVDPPLKITYGHSKDKRPDLKQFIVSMLCVDRNIPILGTTEDGNASDKTLNNELLGGVSKHMARHGLKPGAFVYVADSAFVTPDNLEKSRDKNVKFLTRLPATYKECSRAISEAVIAENWIDFGELNQTPATKKRPAAVYRGFETTVELYGETYRAIVVHSSAHDKRRHKRIDRLLEQKRKDLETHGKKINAGPFYCRADAEAAAEKIGKATPNSYHRLRYEIREKAKYRRGRPAKGKPRTPIGYEYLLDVKIEKDTEAITPLRLEAGCFVLLTNLSGTKERIQWSAVTLLELYKNQSGIEQNFGFLKDPVIVNSIFLKKPKRIEVLGLILVIALLIWRLMERCMRQHLERTKSEISGWKNRPTKRPTSFMMTTKFLSILVAKSGKRRQLVRPLKPVQLEFLQAMGVDPEVFIKP comes from the coding sequence ATGGAGAATCTGGTTCCCGATAATCTGACATTTTCAGAAGTCGGCCATCTGCCGATCATCAAAGACTTCGCCAAAAAGATTGAACTGGTCGAGACACTGGACACCTTGGTTGACAGCGAAATGGAACTCTCACCGGGAGTCGCTATTCTGGCCATGGTGTTGGACACACTTTCGGGAAGAACCCCTTTGTACCGGATGGAAGAATTCTTTCAGGAGAAGGACACTGAATTGATGTTGGGTTGCGATGTCAAACCGGAACTTTTCTGTGACTACAATATTGGCCGTGTGCTGGACAAGATCTTCGACACCGGCACACAAAAGGTGTTCTCGCAGATCGCTCAAAAGGCCATTGGCGTGTTTGACGTCGATCCCCGTCGTTTACATTTCGATACCACCTCCATCAGTGTTTTCGGAGATTATGACTTTGTCGATCCACCACTTAAAATCACCTATGGTCACAGCAAGGACAAGCGTCCGGATCTGAAGCAGTTTATCGTTTCAATGCTGTGCGTGGATCGGAACATCCCCATCTTGGGGACCACCGAAGACGGCAACGCATCGGATAAAACGTTGAACAACGAACTTTTAGGAGGCGTCTCAAAGCACATGGCCCGGCACGGGCTTAAACCGGGAGCCTTCGTATACGTAGCGGACTCGGCTTTTGTCACGCCGGACAATCTCGAAAAATCGAGAGATAAAAACGTAAAATTCCTGACCCGGCTGCCAGCCACCTACAAGGAGTGTAGCCGTGCCATCTCCGAGGCCGTTATCGCCGAGAATTGGATTGATTTTGGCGAACTCAATCAGACACCGGCTACGAAAAAGCGCCCTGCTGCGGTTTACCGTGGATTTGAAACCACCGTAGAGCTCTATGGTGAAACCTACCGCGCCATCGTTGTGCACTCTTCCGCTCATGACAAACGTCGCCATAAGCGTATTGATCGATTGCTTGAGCAAAAACGCAAAGATCTGGAAACCCACGGCAAAAAGATTAACGCAGGCCCCTTTTATTGCCGGGCCGATGCCGAGGCTGCAGCAGAAAAGATCGGTAAAGCCACCCCAAACAGCTATCACAGACTACGGTATGAAATCAGGGAAAAGGCCAAATATCGCCGGGGAAGACCCGCCAAAGGAAAACCACGTACGCCCATCGGTTACGAATATCTTCTTGATGTCAAGATTGAAAAGGATACGGAGGCAATCACTCCCTTGCGTCTTGAGGCCGGATGCTTTGTTTTATTAACCAACCTGTCCGGGACCAAGGAGCGGATCCAATGGTCCGCCGTTACTCTTTTGGAGTTGTATAAGAACCAGAGCGGTATCGAACAAAACTTCGGATTCTTGAAAGACCCGGTAATCGTCAACTCCATCTTTTTGAAAAAGCCGAAACGTATCGAAGTGCTTGGTTTGATCCTTGTAATCGCACTTCTGATTTGGCGCTTGATGGAGCGCTGTATGCGTCAACATCTGGAAAGAACTAAAAGCGAAATCAGCGGCTGGAAAAATCGCCCGACCAAGCGACCGACCTCTTTTATGATGACGACGAAATTCTTAAGCATACTGGTAGCGAAATCAGGAAAACGAAGACAACTGGTCAGGCCGTTAAAGCCTGTTCAGTTGGAATTTTTACAGGCTATGGGGGTTGACCCGGAAGTATTTATCAAACCGTAA